A section of the Lepus europaeus isolate LE1 chromosome 19, mLepTim1.pri, whole genome shotgun sequence genome encodes:
- the CLEC11A gene encoding C-type lectin domain family 11 member A, translated as MQAAWLFGALVVPQLLALGQGARGAEREWEGGWGGAQEEERQREALMLKHLQEALGLPAATGDEDPPGIPAGEGVWGPEDDQVEDKEEEATLAPDPSPSPSPSPSPTPEDTVTYILGRLAGLDAGLHQLHVRLHALDTRVVELTQGLRQLRKAAGDTDEAVHALQQAQGRAEREHGRLEGCLKGLRLGHKCFLLSRDFEAQAAAQARCVARGGTLAQPADRQQMDALTRYLRAALAPYNWPVWLGVHDRRAEGLYLFENGQRVSFFAWHRAPSPEPGSRASPAPHPLSPDQPNGGALENCVAQASDDGSWWDHDCERRLYYVCEFRF; from the exons ATGCAGGCGGCCTGGCTCTTTGGGGCCCTGGTGGTCCCCCAGCTCTTGGCCCTTGGCCAGGGGGCTCGAGGagctgagagggagtgggaaggaggctggggtggggcccaggaggaggagcgacagagagaggccCTGATGCTCAAG cattTGCAAGAGGCTCTGGGGTTGCCTGCTGCCACGGGGGACGAGGATCCCCCCGGAATCCCTGCAGGCGAAGGGGTCTGGGGGCCTGAAGACGACCAGGTGGAGGACAAGGAAGAGGAGGCAACACTGGCtccggaccccagccccagccccagccccagcccctcgccCACCCCGGAGGACACGGTCACTTACATCT TGGGCCGCCTGGCCGGCCTGGACGCAGGCCTGCACCAGTTGCACGTCCGTCTGCACGCGCTGGACACCCGCGTGGTCGAGCTGACCCAGGGGCTGCGGCAGCTGCGGAAGGCGGCGGGCGACACCGACGAGGCCGTGCACGCCCTGCAGCAGGCGCAGGGTCGCGCCGAGCGCGAGCACGGCCGCCTGGAAG GCTGCCTGAAGGGGCTGCGCCTGGGCCACAAGTGCTTCCTGCTCTCGCGCGACTTCGAGGCCCAGGCGGCGGCGCAGGCGCGCTGCGTGGCTCGGGGCGGAACCCTGGCGCAGCCGGCCGACCGGCAGCAGATGGACGCGCTCACCCGCTACCTGCGCGCGGCGCTCGCCCCGTACAACTGGCCGGTGTGGCTGGGCGTGCACGACCGGCGCGCCGAGGGCCTCTACCTCTTCGAGAACGGCCAGCGCGTGTCCTTCTTCGCCTGGCACCGCGCGCCCAGCCCGGAGCCCGGCTCGCGGGCCAGCCCCGCGCCGCACCCGCTCAGCCCGGACCAGCCCAACGGCGGCGCGCTGGAGAACTGCGTGGCGCAGGCCTCGGACGACGGCTCCTGGTGGGACCACGACTGCGAGCGGCGCCTCTACTACGTCTGCGAGTTCCGCTTCTAG